The following proteins are co-located in the Solanum pennellii chromosome 8, SPENNV200 genome:
- the LOC107027673 gene encoding uncharacterized protein LOC107027673, whose translation MASKSITLKDLHSFYSFDQELFIRLVLILHHDPDVPIMEINLLAKEAVMCLRWVQSKVPPKSNLARDILVWVLSKGYPKVPLNFPIHVPGFPHQTFGTITVILRSLDYIIPNKNGPLENMWSLKPKSQVDDRTILLTLSRGEHMTKKEVVELFNSKYRDCVEDVNMLPPTSSKHLLYAQMVVRDVSTIDQILSTKPIAKFKINGKDVWARRLWIPIYTQQKVKK comes from the exons ATGGCATCAAAAAGCATCACCCTCAAAGACCTGCATTCATTCTATAGTTTTGATCAAGAACTCTTCATTAGGTTGGTCCTGATCTTACATCATGATCCAG ATGTACCTATCATGGAAATCAATCTACTGGCAAAAGAAGCGGTCATGTGCTTGAGGTGGGTGCAATCAAAGGTTCCCCCTAAATCAAATCTAGCAAGGG ATATTTTAGTTTGGGTCTTGTCAAAAGGATATCCAAAGGTGCCCCTGAATTTTCCCATCCATGTCCCTGGATTCCCTCATCAAACATTTGGTACCATAACAGTGATTCTCAGAAGTTTGGATTATATTATCCCGAATAAGAACGGACCACTGGAAAATATGTGGTCCTTGAAACCTAAATCACAAGTTGACGATAGGACTATTTTATTGACATTATCAAGGGGTGAACATATGACTAAAAAAGAAGTGGTTGAACTCTTTAACTCAAAATATAGAGATTGTGTTGAGGATGTGAATATGCTTCCACCAACTTCATCAAAACATTTGTTATATGCTCAAATGGTGGTTCGTGATGTTTCAACCATTGATCAGATTTTGAGCACAAAACCTATTGCTAAGTTCAAGATTAATGGAAAAGATGTTTGGGCTAGAAGACTCTGGATCCCTATCTACACTCAGCAAAAGGTCAAAAAGTAA